A single genomic interval of Bacillus sp. es.036 harbors:
- a CDS encoding ABC transporter permease: MAKYIVNRLFAMVITLWIIVTITFFLMHAVPGSPFNQERNTSEAVQQNLEAHYHLDEPVFIQYAIYIKSLATLDFGPSIKQSSTSVNEMIGRGFPVSAELGITSLLIAIISGIILGIMAALRHNGAIDYMAMTFAVIGISVPNFIMATLLIQQLAVTWEIFPVATWASPMHMILPSIALATGPMAIIARLTRSSMIEVLNQDYIMTARAKGMTTFQIVTKHALRNALLPVITILGTLVAGVLTGSFVIEKIFAIPGMGKYFINGINDRDYPVIMGTTVFYSAFLIMMLFIVDIAYGILDPRIKLHKRGE; this comes from the coding sequence GTGGCGAAATATATTGTAAATCGTCTCTTCGCCATGGTGATTACATTATGGATCATCGTAACCATTACGTTCTTCTTAATGCACGCGGTTCCAGGGTCACCATTTAACCAGGAGAGAAACACCAGTGAAGCGGTGCAGCAAAATCTTGAAGCGCATTACCATTTAGATGAACCGGTCTTTATTCAATATGCGATTTATATTAAATCCCTTGCGACACTTGACTTTGGACCATCAATTAAACAATCATCTACCTCCGTTAATGAAATGATTGGGAGAGGGTTTCCTGTCTCAGCAGAGCTCGGAATAACTTCTCTTCTGATCGCGATTATTTCAGGCATCATACTTGGTATCATGGCGGCCCTTCGTCACAATGGGGCGATTGATTATATGGCCATGACATTTGCGGTGATTGGGATTTCAGTTCCTAACTTCATTATGGCGACACTACTTATTCAACAGTTAGCGGTCACGTGGGAAATTTTTCCTGTGGCGACATGGGCGTCACCAATGCATATGATTCTACCATCAATCGCGCTTGCTACAGGCCCAATGGCGATCATTGCGCGGTTAACGAGGTCAAGTATGATCGAAGTACTCAATCAAGATTACATCATGACGGCTCGTGCGAAAGGAATGACTACCTTTCAAATTGTTACAAAGCATGCGCTTAGGAATGCATTGCTACCAGTTATCACGATTCTAGGTACGCTTGTTGCTGGTGTATTGACGGGTAGTTTTGTTATTGAAAAAATCTTCGCCATCCCTGGAATGGGGAAATATTTTATTAACGGCATTAATGATCGTGATTATCCTGTCATTATGGGAACAACTGTCTTTTATAGTGCCTTCCTCATAATGATGCTCTTTATTGTAGACATTGCTTACGGGATATTAGATCCGAGAATTAAGCTACATAAGAGGGGGGAATAG
- a CDS encoding ABC transporter permease, translated as MIAKPSISYWKDAWMRLSGNKLSMAGLVMLVLLVLMAIFGPLLTPYSYDHQVLTEGNLPPSSEHWFGTDNLGRDMFTRTWNGARISLFVGFMAAIIDFIIGVAYGGFSGYKGGRTDNFMMRIIEILYGLPYLLMVILLMVVMGPGLFTIIIALTVTGWVGMARIVRGQVLQLKNAEHVLASRTFGARAGRVIRKNLLPNTMGPIIVQMTLTVPTAIFAEAFLSFLGLGVQAPVASWGVMANDGLSVILSGHWWRLFFPAFFISLTMFAFNVLGDGLQDALDPKLRK; from the coding sequence ATGATCGCGAAACCTAGTATTTCCTATTGGAAAGATGCCTGGATGAGGCTTTCTGGGAACAAGCTATCTATGGCTGGACTTGTGATGCTAGTTTTACTTGTATTAATGGCGATATTTGGGCCGTTATTAACGCCATATTCCTATGATCACCAGGTGCTAACAGAAGGCAATTTACCACCTTCTTCTGAACATTGGTTCGGTACAGATAATCTTGGACGAGATATGTTCACCCGAACATGGAATGGTGCAAGGATTTCATTATTCGTTGGATTTATGGCGGCCATTATCGATTTCATCATTGGAGTCGCTTATGGTGGGTTTTCTGGATACAAAGGTGGAAGAACAGACAATTTTATGATGAGAATTATTGAGATTTTATATGGTCTTCCATACTTGCTGATGGTCATTTTACTAATGGTAGTCATGGGACCTGGACTATTCACAATTATTATTGCGTTAACCGTAACGGGCTGGGTTGGTATGGCAAGAATCGTTCGAGGCCAGGTTCTTCAATTGAAGAACGCCGAGCACGTACTGGCATCTCGAACATTTGGAGCGCGTGCTGGTCGTGTTATTCGGAAGAACCTACTTCCGAATACAATGGGACCGATTATCGTTCAAATGACGCTTACCGTACCCACGGCGATTTTTGCAGAAGCTTTTTTAAGCTTTCTAGGGCTAGGTGTACAGGCACCTGTTGCGAGTTGGGGTGTTATGGCAAATGATGGTTTGTCTGTTATTTTATCTGGTCACTGGTGGAGATTATTTTTCCCTGCATTCTTCATTTCGTTAACGATGTTTGCTTTTAACGTTCTTGGCGATGGTTTGCAGGATGCTCTTGATCCAAAATTGCGTAAGTAA